Genomic DNA from Candidatus Zixiibacteriota bacterium:
CAGGCTCTCGGTTCGGGCGATGATGATGCTAATCCCGGATTTCATAATCATCGGTCATTTTATGATTTCCTGACCGGCCTGGCCGCCCAATGGGATCGTGTCCCGACCAACGAGCGGGAAGCGATTACATTCGCGGCCCGTTATTATAAGCAGGCGTACGAGGATGGGCGCGATATCGGCGAAGGCAATCAGCAGATTCAAGCGTCTTACCTCATCGCCGAGCTCTCGCGAAGAATCGGCGACTATGACCTGGCCCGCGAATATTTCAATACCACCATTCGTAACGGGCAGGAATTCATTTACCGGAATAAGGGCGACCAGAGCCGAACCGCTCTGGCCAGAAAGATACTGGAGTTGGCGATCGAACAGGGCCGAAGCAATCTGGCCGAGGCGAAAGCGGTCTGATATTGGCCATGCTGAAAACGGAACGACATACAAGCAGACTGCCTCTGAACCTCTGGGATCGGATTGAACTGGTAGTCGGCCGCGAGGGCGAGGAAGGAACCTATGTCTCGCGGGTGGAGGATTTCGGCCCGCAAGGGTTGATTATCACCAAACCGGATTTTGTCGGCGGCCATACGTTGCTGACCGCCAATTCGAAAGTGTATGTTCATTTCATGCGGCCCGATGCACTGTACCGCTTTTCGGCACTTCTCAAAACTCTGCCCGGTCGCATCGACAGTCAAATTCTGCTGCATACCATCGGACAGGTGGAGCGCGTTCAGAGACGGCAGTTTGTCCGAGTCGATATGCGTCTGGACCTGAAATATGCCCTGTTGAAAAATTCCAACGGCAGCCTCCATATGGGGGAAATCAAATGGTTCAATTCGTATTCATCCAATGTTTCGGCCGGCGGCCTCTTGATGAAGGTTGATACACCTGTTCAGAAAGGCGACCTTCTGCTGGTAAAAATGGGCAGATACGAAATGTTGGGGATTCCTCGGCTGCTCGGTGCTCTCTGCTGCCGCATTATAAGAATCGAGGACGGGCGCTTTGCCGGATTGGAGTTTATCACCGATCGTAAACTGCCCAAGTGCTTTTCGCAGCGAGAGATTGATCAGTTACCCGGACAGATCAAAGGATTCACGACCCAGGTTCAGAATAAAATGGTGAAGTTCATTTTCGAGCAGCAGGTAAAAGAACGTCAAAAAGGATTAATCTGATGGATACCGAGATTATTGTTATCAACAGCCGCGAAATTGACTACTCCAAATTGGTCGGCCGGGAAATAAAGATTCGCACTGAACAATTTCCCGGCCAAATGTTGAGCACGAAAATTCTGGCGGTGACGGATAATAATCTCGTGATCGACCGCTCCGGCTCCTGCGGACGCATCGACCAATTAATCAACAATCAGAAAATCGAAGTCTTTTTCGACTATAAGGGTGAACCGGTGGAGTTTGTTTCCCGCATATCGGTTCCTCGCGCCGGACGTCTCCAGATACCGATTGCACTCAATGTCAACCCTCAGGTCCGCCGGCAATTTGTACGTGTCAATCTCGCGAGGGATGTCCGGCTGACCCTGTTTGATGACAGTAGTATCGGCTATGTCCGGCTCAGCCGGATGAAGTGGCTGGAAACCAGCACCGTCAATATCTCCGGCGGCGGTATGCTGATCAATGTGCCCTTGTTACCGACCACTGAGGAATTCACGGTTCTGCACCTGATTCTCGATGATTTTGTCCTGCCGAAACTGATGGTGGGAAGAATCCGCCATCGCCGTCGCAGCGATGGCAACAAAAACTGTCTCGGAATCGAGTTTGTGGTTCGCGAAAGCTGCTTTGAGAAACTTCCCCGAAATCTGCTGCGGAATCTGCCGCTCAAGTTTTTTGACTTCGACGAAAAGAAACGAACCGAACTGGCAAACTATTTGACCGAAAATTTAAAGAGTTTAATGGAATGAAAAGGAGCAAGTTCATGGATGCAACTCAATCAAAGTACCCGGGCGAAATCGCCGCCGATGATACTATCACCGCGGTGAAACTGCCTTTTAAATTGCACAAAGACCACGAAAGGCGCTATATCCGATTGCAAATTTCAGGGCCGGTGGGTCTTGCCATTCTGAAAGATCATGCGGGAAAATTCTATCCCGGAGGAGACGGCGCGTTATATAGTGGTCATCTCCTGAACCTGTCGGCCGGTGGGCTCCTGCTGGAAACCGACGCGCCGTTTGAGGAAGGAACGATTGTCTCCATGAAAATGACGCTTCAGGATATAGAAGTCCTGGACAACATAATCGGGGTAATCAAAAGAGCGGAGGCAGAAGGCGACGGATGGCTTGTGGGAGTGGAATTTGTTTCGCGGGAGTATCTCAGGGATTTTCTTTCCGAAAGCGAACTTGAGATTCTTCCCAAAGAGATGGCCGCATTTGATGAAAGAGTCCAACATGTCGTCAATAAGTATGTTTACCGCCGGAAAGTATCGAAAGGCGGTGAGTAAATGTTTCCCAGGCATCTGAAACTGGCGGAATTTGTTTTTCTTCTGTTGGCGGCGATAACACCGGCCGTGGCCGGCGACGGCATTATTCTGAATATCAATCAGCCCGCCTGCCCTTATGCCGATCCGCACCTGAGCGAAAAACTTAATCTCTACCTTTCGGCCATCAGCAGTGTCCCGATCGTGAAACTGTATTCCGATCAGACTGTTCCGGCCGATCTCAATCAGCTCATCAACCTGGGCCGAAATTTGGGAGGCAGGTATCTGGTCGATGTGTCTGTTGAGAAAATGGATATTATCCGGAAAAAACGGACCATCATACCACTGGCTGTCTGTCGGTATCGGATTTACGGCGTCCTGACGGCGACTTTGAGAGTGATTGATCTTGCCCGAGGGAAAACAATTAAGATGGATCGAATTGAGTATGAGTTGAAAGCCTCCAACCAGTGGCAATTTCTTGAAGATGATGTCAATGATCCCGCGCTGATCCTTCCGGCGGATGAGAAGGTCAACCTTTTCAACCGCCTTGAGGAGAGCGCCGCCGGGCGGCTGCTGGAAGAAATTGCAAAGATCATAAAGGATAATCACCTTGGCAAATAAAAAGGGTAAAATCGAAGATTCAACCCACAGCTTCTGGAATAAGATTAATCTGGTGGCCCGGGTGGCCTTGCTGATGCGCAAAGAACCTCCCGGCAAAGCCACTTTCCGCAAGCTACTGGAATTGATACAGGAAGTGATTCCCTTTGATTCCGCCACGCTCTATCTCTATGATAAAAGAAAAAAGGGATTGGATGAGGTGGTTTCGTTGGGAGACAAGGTCGAACCGATCGACTTCGTTCGTTTCGATTTCGGAACCGGTATGTCCGCCTGGGCCGCTCAGCAGAAGAAACCGATACTTTTATCCCATATAAAAAATAAGGATCGCCCGCCCGAACTGGCCAGAAGCTCCTTTCTCTTTATTCCCCTTATGGTGGAAGAGAAACTAATCGGCGTCATCGATTTCGCCCACAGTCAGACCGACTTTTTCATGGAGAAGGATCTACAGTTGCTTTCCATAGTGGGCGATCAGATAGCGGTCTCGATTGAGCGCATGATATATCAAAAGCAATTGGAGCGTAAGGAACAGGAGTTGCGTAAAATTCAGAATGAACTGAAGGGTGTCCCGGCGAATGATCCGGTCGAAAATAAACTGGAACGAGCGGGGCGCTTGGCGGTCTCAATAAATCACGAAATTAATAATCCTCTGTCGGTCATAATCGGGAATATCCAGTGTTTGCTCTACCTTGATAAGGATCTCGAGCCGGGAACGGTGGAGCGGCTGCGGCGGATTGAGAGCGAATCGCTCAAAATCGCCGAGATCAATCGCCGTCTGCTGCAAATTGAGGAATTGGCCGCAGAGTCAAGCGACAGTAAAGACAAGAATTCTAACATCATAAACTATCAGAAATCACCGGCGGGAGTTTAGAATGATTGACCTCACCCACACCATGCCGGCCGAAAGCAAAATTGCTTTCTTAAAGGCCCATTTTGACGATTCTCCCTTGGGATTTTTTGTGGCTGATGAACGCGGCCTGATTGAATACATTAACAGTACCGCCGCCGCGGTCATCGGTTTTGATTCGATCGGGGAAGCGCACGGCTATTCTCTTCACGACATCGAATCGGTCTTCAGCTGCGGTTTCACCGAAGCTTTTAATACCATCTGGAGTGGCCGCACCTTTCAGCGAAAAGGGCATCGCTGTACCAACCGCAATGGACATTTTGCCATATTGAACATTTTCTGCCACCCTTTCCGGGGCGATTCCGGGGAGATTCTCGGCTTATTGGGGGTGGTGCAGGATGTCACCGATACTTTCAGGAAGAATGCGGAACTGGAAGAAGCGATCTTTGAACTTTCCATCATGTCTCAGGTTTCCGAGGCGCTTTCATCCACGGCCGACCTCGATGAAGTGTTGAAAATCATCCTCACCGGTGTCACGGCCAATCAGGGACTGGGATTCAACCGGGCTTTTCTTTTTCTGACCGACGCCGAAGCTGTCTATCTGGAGGGGAAAATTGCCGTCGGACCCTCGAATCCGGAAGAGGCGGGGCAAATCTGGTCGCGCCTGGCGCGGCAGCATCATTCGCTGAAAGAGCTGCTCGATGACTACAGCGAGCGGGAGAATGCCTCGAACTATTCATTATCGTCATTAATTGCGGGATGGAAAATTCCACTCGCCGAAGATACATTCTTTAGCCGGGCGATTAATGATGCCTGCGGTATTAATGTCAATGGAAGCGAAAACCTCTCGCCGGCCTCGGCGGATATTCTCCATCGTCTCAACACGGGCAATCTGGCGGTGGCGCCCATTATCAGCAAAGGGAAAAATCTGGGGTTGATCGCCGCCGACAACCGGATTACCGGACGAAGAATCACCTCCTCCGAGGTCTCTCTGCTCCAGACTTTCGCCAATCATACCGCGGTGGCGATCGAAAGGTCGCGCCTGTATGACAAGGCCATTGAACATGCCGCCGAACTGGAACAGATCAACATACAATTGGCCGAATCGCAAGAGCAAATTATTCGGGTAGAGAAAATGTCGGTCATCGGCGAGTTAACCTCTTCGATTGCGCACGAGCTTCGCAACCCGCTCACCGTTATCGGCGGCTTTGCCAATCTTCTGCTTTCCGCCGGCAACAACGAGGGAAATACCGAGTATCTCGGCATCATCCTCTCCGAAACCAAGCGGGCCGAAACCGTCCTGCATCATGTGCTCGATTTCTCCCGTGCCAGCCGCACCAAAACCAGAGAGATTGATTTCAATC
This window encodes:
- a CDS encoding PilZ domain-containing protein, with the protein product MDTEIIVINSREIDYSKLVGREIKIRTEQFPGQMLSTKILAVTDNNLVIDRSGSCGRIDQLINNQKIEVFFDYKGEPVEFVSRISVPRAGRLQIPIALNVNPQVRRQFVRVNLARDVRLTLFDDSSIGYVRLSRMKWLETSTVNISGGGMLINVPLLPTTEEFTVLHLILDDFVLPKLMVGRIRHRRRSDGNKNCLGIEFVVRESCFEKLPRNLLRNLPLKFFDFDEKKRTELANYLTENLKSLME
- a CDS encoding flagellar brake domain-containing protein; this encodes MLKTERHTSRLPLNLWDRIELVVGREGEEGTYVSRVEDFGPQGLIITKPDFVGGHTLLTANSKVYVHFMRPDALYRFSALLKTLPGRIDSQILLHTIGQVERVQRRQFVRVDMRLDLKYALLKNSNGSLHMGEIKWFNSYSSNVSAGGLLMKVDTPVQKGDLLLVKMGRYEMLGIPRLLGALCCRIIRIEDGRFAGLEFITDRKLPKCFSQREIDQLPGQIKGFTTQVQNKMVKFIFEQQVKERQKGLI
- a CDS encoding GAF domain-containing protein: MIDLTHTMPAESKIAFLKAHFDDSPLGFFVADERGLIEYINSTAAAVIGFDSIGEAHGYSLHDIESVFSCGFTEAFNTIWSGRTFQRKGHRCTNRNGHFAILNIFCHPFRGDSGEILGLLGVVQDVTDTFRKNAELEEAIFELSIMSQVSEALSSTADLDEVLKIILTGVTANQGLGFNRAFLFLTDAEAVYLEGKIAVGPSNPEEAGQIWSRLARQHHSLKELLDDYSERENASNYSLSSLIAGWKIPLAEDTFFSRAINDACGINVNGSENLSPASADILHRLNTGNLAVAPIISKGKNLGLIAADNRITGRRITSSEVSLLQTFANHTAVAIERSRLYDKAIEHAAELEQINIQLAESQEQIIRVEKMSVIGELTSSIAHELRNPLTVIGGFANLLLSAGNNEGNTEYLGIILSETKRAETVLHHVLDFSRASRTKTREIDFNHLVSTTSQLLHSKIKHRHKPPLLKLADPKPSVWGNPDQLQHALLQFMIIAVEEMTDECTIELVTVVNDGNVRLVIGFDGGEEARAKVVKTLKQIFGNSTGTQKLSIIVAGETLRYHGGNYGVESSSEILPKLFIELPQYKGGVDEQTSGS
- a CDS encoding PilZ domain-containing protein, with amino-acid sequence MKRSKFMDATQSKYPGEIAADDTITAVKLPFKLHKDHERRYIRLQISGPVGLAILKDHAGKFYPGGDGALYSGHLLNLSAGGLLLETDAPFEEGTIVSMKMTLQDIEVLDNIIGVIKRAEAEGDGWLVGVEFVSREYLRDFLSESELEILPKEMAAFDERVQHVVNKYVYRRKVSKGGE
- a CDS encoding GAF domain-containing protein; the encoded protein is MANKKGKIEDSTHSFWNKINLVARVALLMRKEPPGKATFRKLLELIQEVIPFDSATLYLYDKRKKGLDEVVSLGDKVEPIDFVRFDFGTGMSAWAAQQKKPILLSHIKNKDRPPELARSSFLFIPLMVEEKLIGVIDFAHSQTDFFMEKDLQLLSIVGDQIAVSIERMIYQKQLERKEQELRKIQNELKGVPANDPVENKLERAGRLAVSINHEINNPLSVIIGNIQCLLYLDKDLEPGTVERLRRIESESLKIAEINRRLLQIEELAAESSDSKDKNSNIINYQKSPAGV